The genomic segment GGCCGCGGTCAAGCGCGTGCGCTGGGCGGAAGTGGTGCCGACGTCCGCGCCCCAGGCCTGATAGGCGACCGATGCGGCCGAGAAGCCGAGGTAGGTCAGCGCCAGCGAGCAGGCCAGCCACGGCGCCGCGAGATCGACCGGCGGGTTGAGCAGGGCGACGAAACCAGCGGCGAAGGGCACGAGGGCCAGCGCCACCATGGTCGGGCGCGGCACGCGATCGGCCAGCCAGCCCAACCACGGGTCGATGCCGGCATCGAGCAGTCGGGTGCCGAGCAGGATGGCGCCGAGCAGCGCGAGTTCCAGCCCGGCGAAGTCGGCATAGAAGCGCGGCACATGGACGTAGATCGGCAGCGCCGCGAAGGCCAGCGGCAGACCGAGCACGCCGTAGGCGAGGGAGTGGCCGGCGGTCATCGGCTCAAGACTCCTGGCGCTCGAGCAGCGCGGCGCGCAGTTCGGGCGCACTGGTTCTGGCGTCGAGCCAGATGGCGAAGAAAGCGCGGGCGAAGTCCGGGTCGTCGATCGTCCCGATGCTGCGCTCGTTGAAGTGGAACTGGGCCGCATGGGGCAGGTGCACGCCGACGATCCGATCGCCAGCACGGACATCCGGAAAGATCTGCAGCAGCCGTTCGCCCCAGGCTTTGAGACGCGGCTCGTCTGCCGCGCCGAGATGGCGCATCTCCTGCACGCTGGCATCGGCGATGTCGCGCCCGCTGATCTTCCGCTTGTAGGTCAGCGCGAGCGCCAGCGGCGGGCGCAGCGGATCGTCGCCACCGGCCCACAGCGTCGCCTCATAGATCAGGAAACCGAAGCGGCGGAATTCCCCGCTGCCCCAGCGCCGGAAACCGGCGGTGGGCGTCTTCGGAGCAGTCATCGCGAAGCCCGCCAGCGGCCACAGGGCGAGGGCCAGCAACAGGCGGCGCCTAGCGATGAGCGAGTTCGAACTGGACGACATCGATATTCCCGGCAAGGAAGCCTGCCTCGCAATAGCTGAGATAGAGGCGCCAGAGGCGGCGGAAGTGCTCATCGAAACCGAGCGCGGCGACCTGCGGCCAGTTGGCGTCGAAGGCGCGGCGCCACTCGCCCAGCGTCCGCGCGTAATCGGCGCCGAATGCGTATTCGCCGCGCACCGCCAGCCCCTGTCTGGCCGCCGCGGCACGGAAGGCCGGGCGCGACGGCAGCATGCCGCCCGGGAAGACATACTGCTGGATGAAGTCCGTTCCCTTGCGGTAGTCTGCGAACAGGTCGTCGCGGATGGTGATGCTCTGGATCACCGCCCGGCCGCCAGGCTTC from the Accumulibacter sp. genome contains:
- a CDS encoding chalcone isomerase family protein, with amino-acid sequence MSSSSNSLIARRRLLLALALWPLAGFAMTAPKTPTAGFRRWGSGEFRRFGFLIYEATLWAGGDDPLRPPLALALTYKRKISGRDIADASVQEMRHLGAADEPRLKAWGERLLQIFPDVRAGDRIVGVHLPHAAQFHFNERSIGTIDDPDFARAFFAIWLDARTSAPELRAALLERQES